A genomic segment from Solenopsis invicta isolate M01_SB chromosome 5, UNIL_Sinv_3.0, whole genome shotgun sequence encodes:
- the LOC105199992 gene encoding 60S ribosomal protein L15 has protein sequence MGAYKYMQELYRKKQSDVLRFLLRVRCWQYRQLTKMHRAPRPSRPDKARRLGYKAKQGFVIFRIRVRRGGRKRPVPKGATYGKPKSHGVNQLKPTRKLQSVAEERVGRRCGGLRVLNSYWVAQDSSYKYYEVILIDPAHKAIRNDPKVNWICNAVHKHRELRGKTSAGRSSRGLGKGHRYSQTIGGSRRAAWKRRNTLSLRRKR, from the exons ATGGGTGCATATAAGTATATGCAGGAGCTCTATCGCAAGAAGCAGAGCGATGTGCTCCGCTTCTTGCTGCGCGTCAGATGCTGGCAGTACCGCCAGTTGACTAAGATGCACCGTGCCCCTAGACCGTCTAGACCAGACAAAGCTCGTCGTTTAGGCTACAAAGCTAAGCAAG GTTTTGTTATCTTCAGAATTCGTGTACGCCGCGGTGGACGCAAGCGTCCAGTTCCCAAGGGTGCAACCTATGGCAAGCCCAAGAGCCATGGTGTCAACCAGTTGAAGCCAACCAGAAAACTGCAGTCGGTTGCTGAG GAGCGTGTTGGCCGCCGTTGTGGAGGATTGAGAGTGCTAAATAGTTACTGGGTAGCTCAAGACTCTTCGTATAAATACTATGAAGTTATTCTGATCGATCCTGCTCATAAG GCAATTCGTAATGATCCTAAGGTAAATTGGATATGCAATGCGGTTCACAAGCACCGTGAGCTTCGTGGCAAGACCTCTGCTGGAAGAAGTTCTCGCGGATTAGGTAAAGGGCATCGTTATTCGCAAACGATCGGTGGCTCGCGCCGGGCAGCCTGGAAGAGACGAAACACGCTGTCTCTCCGCAGAAaacgataa
- the LOC105199998 gene encoding actin-related protein 2/3 complex subunit 3 isoform X2 produces MALLPLKTTFRGPAPPFNNKEQDIIDEALYFFKANVFFRTYEIKSEADRVLIYITLFITECLKKLQKCATQPQAMNEMFSLAISKFDIPGDPGFPLNSVYAKPSSPAEADLMRQYLYQIRQETAVRIVEKVYGEDGKPSKWWLCFAKKKFMDKSLSGPGQ; encoded by the exons ATGGCACTGCTGCCACTGAAAACCACATTCAGAGGCCCCGCGCCTCCTTTCAACAACAAGGAACAGGACATTATTGATGAGGCATTGTATTTCTTTAAGGCAAATGTATTCTTTAGGACGTACGAAATTAAG AGTGAGGCAGACAGAGTTTTAATCTACATTACCCTTTTTATTACCGAGTGTTTGAAAAAGCTACAAAAATGCGCAACCCAACCACAAGCCATGAACGAAATGTTCTCCCTCGCTATCTCCAAATTTGATATCCCTGGTGATCCTGGCTTTCCCTTGAATTCTGTATACGCCAAACCGAGTAGTCCCGCCGAAGCTG ATCTCATGAGACAGTATCTTTATCAAATCAGGCAGGAAACAGCTGTTAGAATCGTTGAAAAAGTATACGGCGAGGATGGGAAGCCGAGCAAGTGGTGGCTCTGTTtcgcaaaaaagaaatttatggaCAAATCGCTATCTGGTCCCGGACAATGA
- the LOC105199998 gene encoding actin-related protein 2/3 complex subunit 3 isoform X1, translating into MPAYHSSFTKSHGTIGNMALLPLKTTFRGPAPPFNNKEQDIIDEALYFFKANVFFRTYEIKSEADRVLIYITLFITECLKKLQKCATQPQAMNEMFSLAISKFDIPGDPGFPLNSVYAKPSSPAEADLMRQYLYQIRQETAVRIVEKVYGEDGKPSKWWLCFAKKKFMDKSLSGPGQ; encoded by the exons ATGCCT GCGTATCACTCAAGTTTCACCAAGAGCCATGGTACCATTGGAAACATGGCACTGCTGCCACTGAAAACCACATTCAGAGGCCCCGCGCCTCCTTTCAACAACAAGGAACAGGACATTATTGATGAGGCATTGTATTTCTTTAAGGCAAATGTATTCTTTAGGACGTACGAAATTAAG AGTGAGGCAGACAGAGTTTTAATCTACATTACCCTTTTTATTACCGAGTGTTTGAAAAAGCTACAAAAATGCGCAACCCAACCACAAGCCATGAACGAAATGTTCTCCCTCGCTATCTCCAAATTTGATATCCCTGGTGATCCTGGCTTTCCCTTGAATTCTGTATACGCCAAACCGAGTAGTCCCGCCGAAGCTG ATCTCATGAGACAGTATCTTTATCAAATCAGGCAGGAAACAGCTGTTAGAATCGTTGAAAAAGTATACGGCGAGGATGGGAAGCCGAGCAAGTGGTGGCTCTGTTtcgcaaaaaagaaatttatggaCAAATCGCTATCTGGTCCCGGACAATGA
- the LOC105199997 gene encoding zinc finger protein 271 codes for MQIDSTMLKRAKPDTSLCRVCLTVDHNNQCIFSSNWDDPEGPSGSEKLQLCCGVEVLEDDGLPTSICLDCIVKINVAYELRKQCQKADIELRKLYGKALRTNVAGSFVTKKDQYCQTEQSFGCSLFDTTNLENNAELNVSNEVNMDKNTVYSNITREEQISDAFEQTKQDVLIDTETDLDCGSIYKQVEHDKIVKKDIYRTRRLAMFKRVTSIENLRNHKERQRRYIKKTANVKRDASDSEYQTKARNACGRTDRATELELQYKCQKCDRFYSSKKSLDRHALTHNDKEFKCDSCDKQFFCLDKLHKHVNLHRVKEKPKPVICKICNKSFRKIDTMVRHLNTHKKAYPKDVFSILKEIRDRRKLENNPESLETSFTIDEDEEVAHDGRPHSENDGTTRELRKRNNTRVEQQDSDLMNSDSSDDKSESLDDTSLFRCKHCSKSYRTERSLQRHLLVHDERKYVCNVCNMKFFRQDRLKSHMDRYGHDETKVCPEPQKPPDDKSAIKLINIWIREELDSDNEGKGFPCTICGKSYDTKKSLLKHQMNAHGGQDECCASCGTACNCAYKDQEKCNEKSKPYTCEECNKSFEKEIKLHKHLRIHERAKEQHDANFKRFLCHICSKTFRQNTGLMFHMRTHTGYKPHVCKYCGRGFTSNSNCINHERTHTGDRPFVCQYCSAAFAKSCTLKAHITTHTGEANYHCKTCGKSFRRLKYLKEHRFTHTGEKPYACKICGTAYSHSGSLFVHEKKCKAQYSNYQPGIVQNAQQQQVSYSQSPQTTGGISVASTSSVVAPIITTLPQAHLNVINSTMNVQANKGYMDNVPRMNTHAATNATTVVSSSLHSNVDISEMSSVVRNFSIIGQMFHT; via the exons ATGCAGATCGACAGCACGATGTTGAAGCGGGCGAAGCCGGACACCAGCCTCTGTCGCGTCTGCCTGACCGTGGATCATAACAACCAGTGCATCTTTAGCAGTAACTGGGACGATCCGGAGGGCCCATCCGGGTCCGAGAAGTTGCAGCTATGTTGTGGCGTGGAG GTCCTGGAGGATGACGGCCTGCCCACTAGCATCTGTCTCGATtgcattgtaaaaattaatgtcgCCTATGAATTGAGGAAACAGTGTCAGAAGGCGGATATAGAACTCAGAAAGCTGTATGGGAAAGCCTTGAGGACAAATGTTGCTGGCAGCTTTGTCACTAAAAAA GATCAGTACTGTCAAACGGAGCAATCTTTTGGATGCAGTCTTTTTGATACAACCAATTTGGAGAACAATGCGGAGTTAAATGTGAGTAACGAAGTTAACATGGACAAAAATACTGTGTATTCAAATATCACAAGGGAAGAACAAATATCAGATGCCTTCGAGCAAACCAAGCAGGATGTCCTGATAGATACTGAAACAGATTTAGATTGTGGTAGTATATACAAACAAGTGGAACATGATAAGATAGTTAAAAAGGATATTTATAGAACGAGAAGATTAGCTATGTTTAAAAGAGTCACGTCTATAGAAAATTTGCGGAATCACAAAGAAAGGCAGCGACGGTATATCAAGAAGACCGCGAATGTCAAACGCGATGCTAGCGACAGTGAATATCAAACGAAGGCGAGAAATGCCTGCGGCAGGACGGACAGGGCAACCGAGCTCGAATTACAATACAAATGTCAGAAATGTGATAGATTTTATTCCAGTAAAAAATCTTTGGATAGACACGCGTTGACCCATAATGATAAAGAGTTCAAATGCGACAGCTGTGATAAGCAATTTTTCTGTCTGGATAAATTGCACAAACACGTTAATTTGCACAGAGTGAAGGAGAAGCCGAAACCAGTGATATGTAAGATTTGTAACAAAAGCTTCAGGAAGATTGACACCATGGTCAGGCATCTGAACACTCATAAGAAGGCATATCCCAAGGACGTTTTCTCTATCTTGAAAGAGATACGGGATAGAAGAAAACTAGAAAACAATCCAGAATCTCTTGAAACGTCATTCACGATTGACGAGGACGAGGAAGTGGCGCATGACGGACGGCCACATAGTGAAAACGACGGTACGACGAGGGAGCTGAGAAAACGTAACAATACGAGAGTGGAACAGCAAGATTCGGATTTGATGAATAGCGATTCGAGCGATGATAAAAGCGAGTCTCTCGACGACACGTCGCTTTTCCGTTGCAAGCATTGCAGCAAGAGTTATCGTACAGAGAGATCGCTTCAACGTCATCTGTTGGTACACGACGAGAGGAAATACGTCTGCAACGTCTGCAATATGAAGTTTTTCCGTCAGGACAGGCTCAAGAGCCACATGGATCGATACGGCCACGACGAAACCAAAGTGTGCCCGGAGCCGCAGAAACCGCCTGACGACAAGTCGGCCATCAAGCTAATAAACATTTGGATAAGGGAGGAATTGGATTCCGATAACGAGGGCAAGGGCTTTCCGTGCACGATCTGCGGGAAGTCGTACGACACGAAGAAGTCTTTGTTGAAGCATCAAATGAACGCGCATGGCGGACAAGACGAATGTTGCGCGAGCTGCGGCACCGCGTGTAACTGCGCGTATAAGGATCAGGAGAAATGCAACGAGAAGTCGAAGCCGTATACTTGCGAGGAGTGCAACAAGTCGTTCGAGAAGGAGATCAAGCTGCACAAGCATCTACGAATTCACGAACGTGCCAAGGAGCAGCACGACGCGAACTTTAAGCGTTTTCTGTGCCACATATGCAGTAAGACGTTCCGGCAGAACACTGGCCTTATGTTCCACATGAGAACGCACACGGGCTACAAGCCGCACGTGTGCAAGTACTGCGGCCGTGGCTTCACGTCCAACTCGAATTGCATCAATCACGAAAGAACTCACACGGGCGATCGGCCGTTTGTCTGTCAGTACTGTAGCGCTGCATTCGCTAAATCGTGCACCCTCAAGGCTCACATCACCACGCACACCGGCGAGGCGAATTATCACTGCAAGACCTGTGGCAAGTCGTTCCGTCGGTTGAAGTATTTGAAAGAGCACAGATTTACGCACACGGGAGAGAAGCCGTACGCATGTAAGATCTGTGGCACTGCGTATAGCCATTCTGGTAGTCTTTTTGTACACGAGAAGAAATGCAAGGCGCAGTACAGTAATTATCAGCCGGGGATTGTGCAAAATGCGCAACAACAACAGGTTTCCTACAGTCAATCCCCTCAGACTACTGGCGGCATTTCCGTGGCATCCACTTCTTCGGTTGTAGCGCCTATCATCACTACGCTACCTCAGGCTCACCTAAACGTCATTAACAGCACTATGAATGTACAAGCGAACAAAGGTTACATGGACAACGTTCCGCGAATGAATACGCATGCAGCGACTAACGCAACTACGGTCGTCTCGTCGAGTCTACACTCGAATGTCGATATCTCCGAAATGAGTTCCGTCGTCAGGAACTTCTCTATCATTGGACAAATGTTTCACACTTAG